AATAACAACCTCCTGGCGGCGATCGGCAGAACAGGCGCGGCAGGAACAAAGGTTAAATAAGCGATTTAGCAAACTCATGTTGTCTCCTTTCATTGCCCCGAAGAATAAATCATCAACGGAAAAAATTCAAGCGCCACTTGCGGCAGGCTGAATATTTTTACGGCCGGGCGCAAAGAATGCTTGACTTACTGGCGTAATTTTCGCAATCTTCGCCCTTATCGGCCCGGCGGAGCAAAGACGAAATTCAAAATCTGTTTTGACCGTCAAAACATCCCCCGCCGGGCAAAAAAACAAGGAGACCCGGGAATGCCCAATATAAAGAGCGCAGAAAAACGGATGCGCACCTCGGAAAAAGCGCGCCGCAGGAACAAAGCGATCCGTTCCGCCATCAGCACGGCGCGCCGCCGTTTTCTAGAACAGCTCGCCGCAAAGGAGAGGGAGAAAACAAACGCGGCTTACCGCCAATACTGCTCCATCCTGGATAAGGCCGCCAAAAAAGGCGTGATTAAGAAAGAGAAGGCGGTGCGGCGCAAACGCCGGGCCGCGGCGCAAATAGCGCGCATCGCGTAAAACGCATTCCCTTTCCCAAAAGCGTCTGCCGTGCGCGTTTCGCGGAAAACCGTTCCATTTAAACATGATACACTTTTGCGTAGAAGTTTAAATAAGACCGGCGGATCGCCGGCCGGGAAAGTTTTGGATGGCGGCACTGCCGCCTTAGGCCTTTACCAGGCTTCAACCGCCTTTTCCACTATCCGCTTGGCCAAATCCTCGGACGCCTTCGGCATGGCCGATTGTTTCGCGCTGACCAGGTTGCCGATAAACGGGAAAGTGGCCTCGCCAATGACGCTGGCCTCGCATAATATTTCCTCGTCATCCACGCGTTTTAATACGAAGGTAGCGGCCAGCGTCAGGCGGTATTCATTCGGCCTGGCAACATCGGCGCGGTCATACCGCAAGGGGTTGAGCGAAACCGAGGTGAGAATGCATTCCAGGACAACATCGGCATTTTCAAGATTGACCACTTTCAAGGTGCCGTCTTTCTGCAGCTCGGCAATCAGCGCCGCCGTGGCGTCATTTTCAATCAACGGCTCCCGGGACCGGTTGGCAAAAAGAGGCACATAGACGGTTTTTATATCCGGAGGCAGGGTGCTGCCAAGACGGTAACCGGCGCAACCATCCAGAAACAACGCGGACAACAAAACCAACAGCGCTCCCAGCGGCTTGATGTTTTTCATTTGATGCGCTCCAAACGTTCGTCTATCTGTCTGATCTGGACACGGGCCGTATCGGCCCAGCGGGAAGAGGGAAATTCATAGATCAGACGTTGAAAACTTATTTTAGCGGCGGCCAGCTGTTTTTTTTCATCCCCCCTGCCGTCGGCGTAAGAAAGGGCCTTCAAATAAACGCGGGCCTGCTGATAGAGCAAAGCCGCCGATTCCGTCTCCAGTTCCTGCAGGTAATGGCGCGCCTGGGGGGCCATGGCGCTATGGGGATACCAGTCCAGGAAACTTTTGAAGGTCAGGCTGGCATTTTCGCGCAAATCGCCCGCGTTGCGGTGTTTGCGCGAATAAAGATAACAGCATTTTGCCTGGCTGAAAAAAGCCTGCTCGGCAAGCGGCCCCATCGGGTAACGCTGATGATACAGGCCATAGGCGTCAATCGCCAGATCGTATTGCCCGGTTTTCTCGTAAATCCGCGCGATGCGGAACTGCAAATCCGACGAGCGCTTCCATTGCAGCCCATTCTGGATCATTTTCTCAAAGAGGGGAATCGCTTCTTCCGGCGACTGATACTTGAAAAGCAGGAAATAACGGTCGCGCTCGGCTATCTGTTCGGCTATTTTGTACTGACATTCCAAAACATCATGATAAGGAAAAAAACCGGGATAAGTTTCAATCAGAAACTGGTATTCGTCAAAGGCTTTCTGCAGTTTTCCGCGCCGGACAAGCAGTTGGGCATAATTGCGCTGGGCCTGCGGGGCCTGCGGCGATTCCGGCCAGTTATACACCAGGTCGCGGTAGGCGGTCGTGGCCGACCGGATTTTCCCCGCCTTTTCCAGGCCCGCGGCATATTCAAGCTGGAGCTCCGGCGAATCCCGGTGGGGACCCCCGCTCCACCAGCTTTTTTCATGCTTTATCCGCTGCGGCTTCTGGTCCGTTTCCGCGGCCTGGCCGAACCCGTCCCGGCCGGACGCAAAAAAAACAACGGCAAGCAAGACAATATAAATCGCTGATCGCATTAAGGGGATACTACCCGTAACTCATCCGCAGGTCAATATTTTCCGTGTTTTTTCCCGCATTCCACTAAGGCGTGCAATTTTTCTCCGGACGCGCGCGGCACGGGGGCTGGGCTTCACAAATTAACAACCAGCCCGTCATAAGCCAGGGCAATTCCTGCGGGCAGTTCCGCGCTTGTCTGCCGGTGGTCAAGATCGTGGCCGATGTGCGTAAGATAAGCCTGAACCGGGCGCAGTTTTTGCAGAACGGCGACGCTCTCGGAAAGGCTGAAATGGGTCGGATGCGGCCGGCGCCGCAGGGTGTCAAGAATGAGGATGTCCAGTTCCCGCAGGCCGGCAAACGCTTGTTCGTCAAGCTCCTGGCAATCCGGCACATAGCCGAAAGCGCGGCCTTCCGCCTCAAGCCGGTAGCCGTAAGTGGGAATATCGGCGTGCCGCACCGGGACCGGGATCACGCGCAAACCGCCGATTTTGAAAGGTTTTTCCACCGCATTGAGGCTGACGCGCGGGTAGGAAAGACCGGGTTTTTCCGGAAAATGGATGTAGGGAAATATGCGGGAAATATCGGCCAGTGTCGCCGCCGAACCGTAAACCGGGATGATTTCTTTCTGCACTTGGTTAAAGCGGCGGATATCGTCAAAGCCGAGAATATGATCCACATGGGCGTGCGTATAAAACACGGCATCCAGGCGCTTCAGTCCGAAGGCCAGCGCCTGCTCGCGGAAATCAGGCGGAGTGTCAATAACAACCTGCCGGCCGGCCGCCTCAATATAGAGACTGGCGCGCCGGCGCTTGTTGAAAGGATCCGCGGAGAGACACACCGCGCAGTCGCAGCCGATGGCGGGCACGCCGATGGAAGTGCCCGTGCCGAGAAAAGCAATTTTCATTATATCGCGTTATCGCCACTCCCCTCCGGGATGCGCATGCTGTAGAACGAGCGATAGACAAAAACCAGCGCCACAGCGGCGAAGAAAACACCCAGCGCGGTTTTCAACGCGGAAGAATGCATGGTCACGGCGATTTCCACGGCCAGCAGGCCGAAGAGCGTGGTGAACTTGATGACCGGGTTCATGGCCACCGAGGAGGTGTCCTTGAACGGGTCGCCGACGGTGTCGCCGACCACGGTGGCGGCATGCAAATCGGTGCCTTTCTGGCGGAGATCAACTTCCACGATCTTCTTGGCGTTATCCCACGAGGCGCCGGCGTTGGCCATGAAAATAGCCTGGAACAATCCGAAAAACGCGATGGCAATAAGATAGCCGATGAAGAAATAAGGGTTGAAGAAAGGCAGGGCCAGCGCGAAGCAGAACACAACGATAAAGATGTTCCACATGCCCTTCTGCGCGTAGACGGTGCAGATGCGCACGACTTCCTTGCTGTCCTTCATGGAAGCGGTGGCGCTGTCCAGCTTGATATGTTCCTTGATGTAGACCACCGCGCGATAGGCGCCGGTTACCACCGCCTGCGTCGAGGCGCCGGTGAACCAGTAAATAACCGCGCCGCCCATGATGAGCCCCAGGATAATTTCGGGCTGGACAATGCTGAGCTTGGCAACGACGCCGCCGAAAAGGTTTTCCAGCAGGATGATGATGCCGAAAACCATCGTGGTGGCCCCGACCACGGCGGTGCCGATCAGAACCGGCTTGGCCGTGGCCTTGAAGGTGTTGCCCGCGCCGTCGGCCTTTTCAAGCTGATACTTGGCGTTTTCAAAATCGGGCTTGAAGCTGAAATTCTTTTCAATGTCGGCCGCAATGTCCGGCTGGCTTTCAATCCGGCTCAATTCGTAAACCGACTGGGCGTTGTCCGTAACCGGCCCGTAACTGTCCACGGCGATGGTTACCGGCCCCATGCCCAGAAACCCGAAGGCCACCAGGCCGAACGCGAAGATCGGCGCGGCAAAAATGAGTTGCTGGGGCATGATGGCAAGCAGGGCCTGATTCTGCGAAAAATGATAGGAGACGAACATGAGGAGCATGATGACCAGCCCCATCCAGAAGGCCGAAAAGTTTCCGGCCACGAAACCGGAAAGAATATTGAGCGAAGCCCCGCCGTGCCGGGAACAATTGGTCACTTCCCTGACATGGCGCGAATTGGTGCTGGTGAACACCTTGGTGAATTCCGGAATCAGCGCGCCGGCAATGGTGCCGCAGCTGATGATGACCGAAAGCACCCACCACAAATCGCCCTGGAATCCGGGTTGGCGCGCAATCAGGAAATAACTGGCGACAAAAGTAACCGCAATGGAAACCAGAGAGGTTATCCAGACCAGGTGAGTCAGCGGCGCTTCAAAGTCAAAGTCTTTTTTGCCGGCGTACAGCGCCTTGCTCACGAGTTCGTTCGCGAAATACGAAACGAGGGAGGTCGCAATCATCAGCGCGCGCATGGCAAAGATCCAGATGATGAGCGTGGCGCAGATCAGCGGGCTGGCCGTCAGCGCCAGCGCCAGGAAAGCGATCAGGGCCACGCCGGTAACACCGTAGGTTTCAAAGCCGTCCGCGGTCGGTCCCACCGAGTCGCCGGCGTTGTCGCCGGTGCAGTCGGCTATCACGCCCGGATTTTTAGGATCGTCCTCGGGAAGCTTGAAGACGATTTTCATCAGGTCCGAGCCGATGTCGGCGATTTTCGTAAAAATTCCGCCGCAGATGCGCAGTACCGATGCGCCCAGCGACTCGCCGATTGCAAACCCGATGAAACAGGGCCCGACCAGCTCGCGCGGCAGAAAAACCAGGATGCAAATCATGAAGAAGAGCTCCACCGCCACCAGGAGCAGCCCCACGCTCATGCCGGAACGGAGCGGGATGCCGAGGGTGAGAAAGGGATTTCCATGCAAGGCCGCAAAAGCGGCGCGCGAATTAGCAATGGTGTTGATCCGGATGCCGAACCAGGCCACGCCGTACGAGCCGAGAATGCCGAGGATGGAACAGAGCAGAATGACCAGGATTTTGCCAAGGCCTTCGTGCTGCAGCCCCATAAAGTAATAAATCATGCAGACCGCGATCAAAGTCCAGAGAATGGCCAGGAACTTGCCCTGCTGGAAAAGGTAGGTTTTGCAGGTTTCCCAGATGGAACGCGAAACCTGCCGCATTGTCTCATGCACCGGAAGGGCTTTTGTCTGCAGGTATTGCACCAGGCCGAACACCGCGCCGATGAAGCAAATGATTATCCCCAGATACATAAGGGCCACGCCGCTCACGCCCCCCAAACCCTCAAACCTCACCTGGGAAAGATCGGGAATCTTGATGTCGGCCTCTCCGGCGCAGGCGCCGGCGCTGAAAGCGGCCAACGCGATTCCGGCCAGGAGAATTTTGACGCCCGCAGAAAACTTCCGGTACAACA
This genomic stretch from Kiritimatiellia bacterium harbors:
- the rpsT gene encoding 30S ribosomal protein S20, whose translation is MPNIKSAEKRMRTSEKARRRNKAIRSAISTARRRFLEQLAAKEREKTNAAYRQYCSILDKAAKKGVIKKEKAVRRKRRAAAQIARIA
- a CDS encoding LptE family protein, which gives rise to MKNIKPLGALLVLLSALFLDGCAGYRLGSTLPPDIKTVYVPLFANRSREPLIENDATAALIAELQKDGTLKVVNLENADVVLECILTSVSLNPLRYDRADVARPNEYRLTLAATFVLKRVDDEEILCEASVIGEATFPFIGNLVSAKQSAMPKASEDLAKRIVEKAVEAW
- a CDS encoding tetratricopeptide repeat protein — protein: MRSAIYIVLLAVVFFASGRDGFGQAAETDQKPQRIKHEKSWWSGGPHRDSPELQLEYAAGLEKAGKIRSATTAYRDLVYNWPESPQAPQAQRNYAQLLVRRGKLQKAFDEYQFLIETYPGFFPYHDVLECQYKIAEQIAERDRYFLLFKYQSPEEAIPLFEKMIQNGLQWKRSSDLQFRIARIYEKTGQYDLAIDAYGLYHQRYPMGPLAEQAFFSQAKCCYLYSRKHRNAGDLRENASLTFKSFLDWYPHSAMAPQARHYLQELETESAALLYQQARVYLKALSYADGRGDEKKQLAAAKISFQRLIYEFPSSRWADTARVQIRQIDERLERIK
- a CDS encoding MBL fold metallo-hydrolase; translation: MKIAFLGTGTSIGVPAIGCDCAVCLSADPFNKRRRASLYIEAAGRQVVIDTPPDFREQALAFGLKRLDAVFYTHAHVDHILGFDDIRRFNQVQKEIIPVYGSAATLADISRIFPYIHFPEKPGLSYPRVSLNAVEKPFKIGGLRVIPVPVRHADIPTYGYRLEAEGRAFGYVPDCQELDEQAFAGLRELDILILDTLRRRPHPTHFSLSESVAVLQKLRPVQAYLTHIGHDLDHRQTSAELPAGIALAYDGLVVNL
- a CDS encoding sodium-translocating pyrophosphatase, with protein sequence MLYRKFSAGVKILLAGIALAAFSAGACAGEADIKIPDLSQVRFEGLGGVSGVALMYLGIIICFIGAVFGLVQYLQTKALPVHETMRQVSRSIWETCKTYLFQQGKFLAILWTLIAVCMIYYFMGLQHEGLGKILVILLCSILGILGSYGVAWFGIRINTIANSRAAFAALHGNPFLTLGIPLRSGMSVGLLLVAVELFFMICILVFLPRELVGPCFIGFAIGESLGASVLRICGGIFTKIADIGSDLMKIVFKLPEDDPKNPGVIADCTGDNAGDSVGPTADGFETYGVTGVALIAFLALALTASPLICATLIIWIFAMRALMIATSLVSYFANELVSKALYAGKKDFDFEAPLTHLVWITSLVSIAVTFVASYFLIARQPGFQGDLWWVLSVIISCGTIAGALIPEFTKVFTSTNSRHVREVTNCSRHGGASLNILSGFVAGNFSAFWMGLVIMLLMFVSYHFSQNQALLAIMPQQLIFAAPIFAFGLVAFGFLGMGPVTIAVDSYGPVTDNAQSVYELSRIESQPDIAADIEKNFSFKPDFENAKYQLEKADGAGNTFKATAKPVLIGTAVVGATTMVFGIIILLENLFGGVVAKLSIVQPEIILGLIMGGAVIYWFTGASTQAVVTGAYRAVVYIKEHIKLDSATASMKDSKEVVRICTVYAQKGMWNIFIVVFCFALALPFFNPYFFIGYLIAIAFFGLFQAIFMANAGASWDNAKKIVEVDLRQKGTDLHAATVVGDTVGDPFKDTSSVAMNPVIKFTTLFGLLAVEIAVTMHSSALKTALGVFFAAVALVFVYRSFYSMRIPEGSGDNAI